The following are encoded in a window of Cryobacterium sp. CG_9.6 genomic DNA:
- a CDS encoding aldehyde dehydrogenase family protein has translation MSTTSVINPATEKEVASVELLDVDATDEAIMRAVVAQQHWARVAPADKARLMRRFAEAVDGDRENLAQIEVMNSGHPITQARWESAHVRDVLSYYSAAPERMFGQQIPVSGGLDVTFHEPLGVVGIITPWNFPMTIAAWGFAPALAAGNAVLLKPAEWTPLTSIRLGELAREAGLPEGLFQVLPGRGSVVGERFVTHPAVRKVVFTGSTAVGKQIMAGCAAQVKRVTLELGGKSANIIFADADLEKAAASAPSGVFENAGQDCCARSRILVERSVYDRFMELLEPAVAAVRVGDPANEATEMGPLVSKKHFDSVSEYVSDDSLVAFRGATPAGPGYWFAPTVLTPRSRTDRTVTDEIFGPVVTVLPFDGEADAVQLANDTTYGLSGSIWTRDVGRALRVSRAVDAGNLSVNSHSSVRYSTPFGGFKQSGLGRELGPDAPLSFTETKNVFIAVD, from the coding sequence ATGAGCACCACGAGCGTCATCAACCCCGCCACCGAGAAAGAGGTTGCATCCGTTGAGCTTCTGGATGTCGACGCCACGGACGAAGCGATCATGCGGGCCGTTGTCGCCCAGCAGCACTGGGCGCGAGTGGCTCCCGCCGACAAAGCACGCCTTATGCGACGGTTCGCGGAGGCTGTGGACGGAGACCGAGAGAATCTCGCCCAGATCGAGGTGATGAACTCCGGGCATCCGATCACGCAGGCACGCTGGGAGTCCGCGCATGTTCGTGACGTGCTCAGCTACTATTCAGCGGCGCCCGAGCGCATGTTCGGCCAGCAGATTCCGGTGTCCGGCGGCCTCGACGTGACATTTCACGAACCACTCGGCGTGGTGGGAATCATTACGCCGTGGAACTTCCCCATGACCATTGCGGCCTGGGGTTTTGCCCCCGCCCTCGCGGCGGGCAACGCCGTACTGCTGAAGCCCGCCGAATGGACGCCGCTGACCAGTATCCGGCTGGGCGAGCTCGCGCGTGAAGCGGGGCTGCCCGAAGGACTGTTTCAGGTGCTCCCCGGCCGGGGCTCGGTGGTGGGGGAACGCTTCGTCACGCATCCAGCCGTGCGAAAAGTGGTGTTCACCGGGTCGACGGCCGTGGGCAAGCAGATCATGGCCGGCTGCGCAGCACAGGTCAAACGGGTAACACTCGAGCTCGGCGGCAAGAGCGCCAACATCATTTTCGCCGATGCAGACCTCGAGAAAGCAGCGGCGAGTGCGCCCTCCGGCGTGTTCGAGAACGCCGGGCAGGATTGCTGTGCTCGCAGCCGAATTCTGGTGGAGCGCAGTGTCTATGACCGATTCATGGAGCTCCTCGAACCTGCCGTCGCAGCGGTGCGCGTGGGTGACCCCGCCAACGAGGCCACCGAAATGGGTCCCCTCGTTTCGAAGAAACACTTCGACTCGGTGTCAGAGTACGTTTCTGACGACTCCCTCGTGGCGTTTCGCGGTGCCACGCCAGCCGGCCCCGGATACTGGTTCGCACCAACGGTCCTGACACCACGCTCCCGCACCGATCGCACCGTCACCGACGAAATCTTCGGGCCCGTCGTCACCGTGCTCCCCTTCGACGGTGAAGCGGATGCCGTACAGCTGGCCAATGACACCACCTACGGCCTCTCCGGCTCAATTTGGACCCGGGACGTGGGTCGTGCCCTGCGCGTCTCACGTGCCGTGGACGCCGGTAATCTGTCGGTCAACTCGCACTCTTCCGTTCGCTACTCCACGCCGTTCGGCGGGTTCAAACAATCGGGTCTGGGCCGCGAACTGGGACCCGACGCACCGCTCAGCTTCACCGAAACCAAGAATGTCTTCATCGCAGTCGACTGA